Below is a genomic region from Vicinamibacterales bacterium.
TGGATGTCGAACATCCAGTCGGGATCGAGCACGATGCCGGTGACGTCCTTGACGTATGCGGCGAGGCGCCGCTTGTTCGCGTGTTTGATCGCCCGCCATTCGCGCCGGAAGGCGGCGTCGTCGACGTGCGGTTCGAGGCGCCGAAGCGATGCCAGATCGGTCGGCCAGCCGTTGCCGATGGTCCGATCGAGCAGGTCGCGCAGCCCGGGGTTGGCGAGCGCGACGAAGCGGCGCGGTGTCACCCCGTTGGTCTTGTTGCTGAAGCGCTCTGGCCAGAGTTCGTAGAAGTCCCGCAGCAGACTCGACATGACCAGATCCGAATGCAGCGCGGCGACGCCGTTGATCGCGTGGCTGCCGACCGTGGCCAGGTGCGCCATGCGGATCGATTGCTGACCGTCCTCGCCGACGAGCGACATCCGCGCCACGCGCGGCTCATCGCCAGGAAATCGCGCACGGACCTGGTCGAGGAACCGCCGGTTGATCTCGAGGATGATTTCGAGGTGCCGCGGCAGCAGATCGCGGAACATCGACAGCGGCCACGTCTCGAGCGCTTCGGGCAGCAGGGTGTGGTTGGTGTAGCCCAGTGCCGCGACGGTGATGTCCCACGCGGCGTCCCAGCCGAGTCCGCGCTGGTCGACAAGCAGGCGCATCAGTTCGGCGACGGCGATCGACGGATGTGTGTCGTTGAGCTGAACGGCGTAGCGCTCGGCGAAGCTGGTGACCGGCGCGCCGCTGACGTCCAGGTGGCGCAGCATGTCCTGGAGCGAACAGGAGGTGAAGAAGTACTGCTGCGACAGCCGGAGCCGCTTGCCGGCCACCGGCTCGTCGTTCGGATACAGCACCTTGGTGATCGTCTCGGAGACCAGCTTCTGGTCGACGGCCGTGTAGTAGTCGCCGACGTTGAAGGCTTGGAAATCGAACGACTCAACCGCCTCGGCACTCCACAACCGCAGCGTGTTGCAGGTGCCGACGCGATATCCCTGGATTGGCGTGTCGTAGGCCATCCCTTTCACGACCCGGTCCGGCACCCAGCGGACCCGCCTGACGCCGTCGGCGTCCTCGTACCACTCGGTGCGGCCGCCCCAGTTCACGTAATACGCCACATCCGGTTTGGCGATCTCCCACGGATTGCCGTGGCGCAGCCACTTGTCGGTGATTTCGTGCTGCCAGCCGTCGCGGATTTCCTGATCGAAGATGCCGAATTCGTAGCGAAGGCCGTAGCCGATCGCCGGCCGCTCCAGTGTGGCCAGCGAGTCGAGGTAGCACGCCGCCAGCCGCCCGAGCCCGCCGTTGCCGAGCCCGGGTTCCTCCTCGCAGGCGATGATCGCATCGAGGTCCTGGCCGAGATCGGCCATCGCGGTGCGCGCCGCCGGCTCGAGATCGAGGTTCAGAAGGTTGTTGCCGAGGTGCGGGCCGAGCAGGAATTCGGCCGACAGATAGCAGGCGAACTTCGCCTTGCGCCCGATGTACTGGTCCGCCGTGTGCGCCCAGTGAGCCTGCATGCGATCGCGCACCGCGAGCGCCAGCGCCCGGTAGTACTCGTCTCGCGTCGCCGCCGCGGGCCGCCGCCCCAGCGAGTAGCGGAGGTGATCGACCACCGCCTGACGCAGCGCGCCGGGCCGATGTCCCGTCCGGACGTCGTCGTTCGAAACCGCGTCGGTTGGTGCCATCGAATTGCCTTTCCGCTACAGCGGCCACAGCCAGTCGGTGATCTCCGAGGGGTCGGCGCCGTACTCGTGCGCGTAGCGCACGTGATCGATGATCGCGTTCTTCATGTCCTCGCGAAGATGGCCGGCGGTCGCCCCGAGTGACGGCACGCGATCGATGACGTCCATGACCAGGTGGAAGCGCGAGGTTTCGTTGAGCAACGTCAGCTCGAGCGGCGTGTTGATGTTGCCCTTCTCCTTGTAGCCGCGCACGTGCATGTGCTCGTGGCCCTTGAACCGGTAGGCGAGCTTGTGGATCAGCCACGGGTAGCCGTGGAAGTTGAAGATGATCGGCTTGTCGACCGTGAACACGCTGTCGAAATCGTGTTCCGTCGATCCGTGCGGATGCTCGGTCGCCGGCTGCAGCTTGAACAGATCGACGACGTTGACGAAGCGGATCTTCAGATTGGGCAGGCGCGCGCGCAGGATGGCGGTGGCGGCCAGCGCTTCCTGAGTGGCGACGTCGCCGCACGACGCCATCACGACGTCCGGTTCGCCGCCGGCATCGTTGCTGGCCTTCGCCCAGATGCCGAAGCCTTTCGCGCAGTGGACGATGGCCTCGTCGATCGTCGTGAACTGCAGGTGTTTCTGTTTGTCGACGACGATGACGTTGATGTAGTCCGTCGAGCGCAGGCAGTGGTCGGCGATCGACAGCAGCGTGTTGGCGTCGGGCGGCAGATACACCCTGGTAACGCTGGCGCTCTTGTTGGTCACCAGATCGATGAACCCCGGATCCTGGTGCGAGAAGCCGTTGTGATCCTGCCGCCAGACCGTCGACGACAGCAGCAGGTTCTCCGACGCCACCGGCGCGCGCCACTGCACGTGGTTCTTCGAGATGTCGAGCCAC
It encodes:
- a CDS encoding glycogen/starch/alpha-glucan phosphorylase gives rise to the protein MAPTDAVSNDDVRTGHRPGALRQAVVDHLRYSLGRRPAAATRDEYYRALALAVRDRMQAHWAHTADQYIGRKAKFACYLSAEFLLGPHLGNNLLNLDLEPAARTAMADLGQDLDAIIACEEEPGLGNGGLGRLAACYLDSLATLERPAIGYGLRYEFGIFDQEIRDGWQHEITDKWLRHGNPWEIAKPDVAYYVNWGGRTEWYEDADGVRRVRWVPDRVVKGMAYDTPIQGYRVGTCNTLRLWSAEAVESFDFQAFNVGDYYTAVDQKLVSETITKVLYPNDEPVAGKRLRLSQQYFFTSCSLQDMLRHLDVSGAPVTSFAERYAVQLNDTHPSIAVAELMRLLVDQRGLGWDAAWDITVAALGYTNHTLLPEALETWPLSMFRDLLPRHLEIILEINRRFLDQVRARFPGDEPRVARMSLVGEDGQQSIRMAHLATVGSHAINGVAALHSDLVMSSLLRDFYELWPERFSNKTNGVTPRRFVALANPGLRDLLDRTIGNGWPTDLASLRRLEPHVDDAAFRREWRAIKHANKRRLAAYVKDVTGIVLDPDWMFDIQVKRFHEYKRQHLSVLHIVTLYRRLKSDPRLTIPPRAFVFGGKAAPGYRMAKLIIKLINAVGDTVNGDPEVNSRIRVAFVPNFNVQNAHLIYPAADLSEQISLAGKEASGTGNMKFMLNGAVTIGTLDGANVEIRAEVGPENFFLFGLTAPQVDAVKRGGYRPAEHIERNDELRATLDLIASGHFSNGDAAVFAPLVDNLRHADPFLVLADYAAYIECQQQVSAAWENVDRWTRMSILNTARGGKFSSDRAIREYCDDIWHVSPVSATVEQTPVVLPGRGLSASDRK
- a CDS encoding phosphoketolase family protein, which encodes TFRVFGPDETASNRLQAVYEASKKTWMADLLPEDADGGELARDGRVMEMLSEHTLIGWLEGYLLTGRHGFFHTYEAFAHVIDSMFNQHAKWLDISKNHVQWRAPVASENLLLSSTVWRQDHNGFSHQDPGFIDLVTNKSASVTRVYLPPDANTLLSIADHCLRSTDYINVIVVDKQKHLQFTTIDEAIVHCAKGFGIWAKASNDAGGEPDVVMASCGDVATQEALAATAILRARLPNLKIRFVNVVDLFKLQPATEHPHGSTEHDFDSVFTVDKPIIFNFHGYPWLIHKLAYRFKGHEHMHVRGYKEKGNINTPLELTLLNETSRFHLVMDVIDRVPSLGATAGHLREDMKNAIIDHVRYAHEYGADPSEITDWLWPL